The proteins below come from a single Piscinibacter gummiphilus genomic window:
- a CDS encoding FAD-linked oxidase C-terminal domain-containing protein produces MNTAFAPSQSAQNERVARRAQVVSELTAVLPPHALLWHTEDTVPYECDGLTAYREQPLAVALPETEEQVAAVLRTCHRLQVPVVARGAGTGLSGGAMPHRQGVTLSLAKFNRILKVDPFSRTAVVQCGVRNLAISEAAAPHGLYYAPDPSSQIACTIGGNVAENSGGVHCLKYGLTVHNVLRVRGFTMEGEPVEFGSEAFDVAGLDLMAVMVGSEGMLAVVTEATVKLVPKPRLARCIMASFDDIRRAGDAVAAIIAAGIIPAGLEMMDKPMVAAVEDFVHAGYDLDAAAILLCESDGTPEEVAEEIGRMQDVLIESGATRMEVSRDEAQRLRFWSGRKNAFPASGRISPDYMCMDSTIPRKRLADILLAIAEMEKKYQLRCVNVFHAGDGNLHPLILFDANDPDQLRRCELFGADILETSVAMGGTVTGEHGVGVEKLGSMCVQFSSAERAQMFGVKHAFDPAGLLNPGKVIPTLHRCAEYGKMHVRKGLLPFPELPRF; encoded by the coding sequence ATGAACACCGCATTCGCCCCTTCCCAGTCCGCGCAGAACGAGCGCGTGGCGCGCCGTGCCCAGGTCGTGTCCGAGCTGACGGCGGTGCTGCCGCCGCATGCCCTGCTGTGGCACACCGAAGACACCGTGCCGTATGAATGCGACGGCCTCACCGCCTACCGCGAGCAGCCGCTGGCCGTGGCCCTGCCCGAGACGGAAGAGCAGGTGGCTGCCGTGTTGCGCACCTGCCACCGCCTGCAGGTGCCGGTGGTCGCGCGCGGCGCCGGCACCGGGCTCTCGGGCGGCGCGATGCCGCACCGCCAGGGCGTGACGCTGAGCCTGGCCAAGTTCAACCGCATCCTGAAGGTCGACCCGTTCTCGCGCACGGCCGTCGTGCAATGCGGCGTGCGCAACCTTGCCATCAGCGAAGCCGCCGCGCCGCATGGCCTCTACTACGCGCCCGACCCGAGCAGCCAGATCGCCTGCACCATCGGCGGCAACGTGGCCGAAAACTCGGGTGGCGTGCACTGCCTGAAATACGGCCTCACGGTGCACAACGTGCTGCGCGTGCGCGGCTTCACGATGGAAGGCGAGCCGGTCGAGTTCGGCTCCGAGGCCTTCGACGTGGCAGGGCTCGACCTCATGGCGGTGATGGTCGGCAGCGAAGGCATGCTGGCCGTGGTCACTGAAGCGACGGTGAAACTCGTGCCCAAGCCGCGGCTCGCGCGCTGCATCATGGCGAGCTTCGACGACATCCGCCGTGCCGGTGATGCGGTGGCGGCCATCATCGCGGCCGGCATCATCCCCGCGGGTCTCGAGATGATGGACAAGCCGATGGTCGCCGCCGTCGAAGACTTTGTGCACGCCGGCTACGACCTCGATGCCGCGGCCATCCTCTTGTGCGAGAGCGACGGCACGCCCGAAGAAGTGGCCGAGGAGATCGGCCGCATGCAGGACGTGCTGATCGAAAGCGGTGCCACCCGCATGGAGGTGAGCCGCGACGAGGCCCAGCGCCTGCGTTTCTGGAGCGGCCGCAAGAACGCCTTCCCGGCCAGTGGCCGCATCAGCCCCGACTACATGTGCATGGATTCGACCATCCCGCGCAAGCGCCTGGCCGACATCCTGCTCGCCATCGCCGAGATGGAAAAGAAGTACCAGCTCCGCTGCGTGAACGTCTTCCACGCGGGTGACGGCAACCTGCACCCGCTGATCCTCTTCGATGCCAACGACCCCGACCAGCTGCGCCGCTGCGAGCTCTTTGGGGCCGACATCCTGGAGACCAGCGTCGCCATGGGTGGCACGGTGACGGGCGAGCACGGCGTGGGCGTGGAGAAGCTTGGCTCGATGTGTGTGCAGTTCTCGTCCGCCGAGCGGGCGCAGATGTTTGGCGTCAAGCACGCGTTCGACCCGGCTGGCCTGCTGAACCCCGGCAAGGTGATCCCGACGCTGCACCGCTGCGCCGAGTACGGGAAGATGCATGTGCGCAAAGGGCTGTTGCCTTTCCCCGAGCTGCCTCGTTTCTAA
- a CDS encoding FIST N-terminal domain-containing protein gives MKLFAHAHATHPDWRMAVALAAAQVEAQRRDAAGLHIRQPTLGWVYFSDHYAPQAQALLAELQQRWPGVSWVGGVGVGISANGVEYFDEPAVSLMLTDLPREQFCLFSGRKPLSQAPVGFVPAMAQVHADGRTDALDELLGDLSDVLQTGYLFGGLVSARNQPLHVADGVFEGGLSGVAFAPEVALISRVTQGCQPIGRVRRVTRAERNVVAELDGELALDCLLRDLGVSDREPREALPRIRETLAGLNDASDDALAHPGQFGVDTRVRHIVGIDPARGGVALADDVETGQQLAWCRRDTEAARRDLVRICAEIREELEPETLTVEAALALQGAQADHAPHPVRRMAGAIYVSCLGRGGPHFGAPSAELAIIQRTLGDVPLVGFFASGEIARRHLYGYTGVLTVFPAA, from the coding sequence ATGAAACTCTTCGCCCACGCGCACGCCACGCACCCCGACTGGCGCATGGCCGTGGCGCTGGCTGCGGCGCAGGTCGAAGCGCAGCGCCGCGATGCGGCGGGCCTGCACATCCGGCAACCCACGCTCGGCTGGGTGTACTTCAGCGATCACTACGCGCCACAGGCGCAAGCCCTGCTGGCCGAGCTGCAACAGCGCTGGCCCGGTGTGTCGTGGGTGGGCGGCGTGGGCGTGGGCATCTCGGCCAACGGCGTCGAGTACTTCGACGAACCGGCCGTCAGCCTGATGCTGACCGACCTGCCCCGCGAGCAGTTCTGCCTGTTCTCCGGCCGCAAGCCGCTGAGCCAGGCGCCGGTGGGCTTCGTGCCCGCGATGGCGCAGGTGCACGCCGATGGCCGCACCGACGCGCTCGACGAACTGCTGGGCGACCTGAGCGATGTCCTGCAGACCGGCTACCTCTTCGGCGGGCTGGTGTCGGCGCGCAACCAGCCGCTTCACGTGGCCGACGGGGTGTTCGAAGGCGGCCTGTCGGGTGTGGCGTTTGCGCCCGAGGTGGCACTCATCTCGCGCGTGACGCAGGGTTGCCAGCCCATCGGCCGGGTGCGCCGCGTCACCCGCGCCGAGCGCAACGTGGTGGCCGAGCTCGACGGCGAGCTGGCGCTCGACTGCCTGCTGCGCGACCTGGGCGTGAGCGACCGCGAGCCGCGCGAGGCCTTGCCGCGCATCCGCGAGACGCTCGCCGGCCTCAACGACGCGAGCGACGACGCACTCGCCCACCCCGGGCAGTTCGGCGTCGACACCCGCGTGCGCCACATCGTCGGCATCGACCCGGCGCGCGGTGGCGTGGCCCTGGCCGATGACGTCGAGACCGGCCAGCAACTCGCCTGGTGCCGGCGCGACACCGAAGCCGCGCGCCGCGACCTGGTGCGCATCTGCGCCGAGATCCGCGAAGAGCTGGAGCCCGAGACGCTCACCGTCGAGGCCGCGCTCGCGCTGCAAGGCGCGCAGGCCGACCACGCGCCGCACCCGGTGCGCCGCATGGCCGGCGCCATCTACGTGAGCTGCCTCGGCCGCGGCGGGCCGCACTTCGGCGCGCCCTCGGCGGAGCTGGCGATCATCCAGCGCACGCTGGGCGACGTGCCGCTGGTCGGCTTCTTCGCGTCCGGCGAGATCGCGCGCCGGCATCTCTACGGCTACACCGGCGTGCTGACCGTCTTCCCTGCTGCATGA
- a CDS encoding PhaM family polyhydroxyalkanoate granule multifunctional regulatory protein produces the protein MADTAANFTKLVPGFDFLQGLVKNAGSALPNIGQWVAPTLNPEELEKRIEELRTVQFWLEQNARMLGATIQALEVQRMTLSTLKTMNVQMDNLRDSLTIRPNTPAAAPEAKPAAKTTAKGSRAKTAAAPAPAPQAVDPMQWWGALTKQFTELAATAMKDSATDAAKNLAGAMIKQSVDAAGQTIKAAASAPGKVVRKAAGAARKRSTPKGG, from the coding sequence ATGGCCGACACCGCTGCCAACTTCACCAAGCTCGTCCCGGGCTTCGACTTTCTGCAGGGCCTGGTCAAGAACGCCGGCTCGGCGCTTCCCAACATCGGCCAGTGGGTGGCGCCCACGCTCAACCCCGAAGAGCTGGAAAAGCGCATCGAGGAGCTGCGCACCGTGCAGTTCTGGCTCGAGCAGAACGCCCGCATGCTCGGCGCCACCATCCAGGCACTCGAAGTGCAGCGCATGACGCTCAGCACCCTGAAGACCATGAACGTGCAGATGGACAACCTGCGCGATTCGCTCACCATCCGTCCGAACACGCCGGCCGCCGCCCCCGAAGCCAAGCCGGCGGCCAAGACCACCGCCAAGGGCTCGCGCGCCAAGACCGCTGCGGCACCGGCGCCCGCGCCGCAGGCCGTCGACCCGATGCAGTGGTGGGGCGCCCTCACCAAGCAGTTCACCGAGCTGGCGGCCACTGCGATGAAAGACAGCGCCACCGACGCCGCCAAGAACCTGGCCGGCGCCATGATCAAGCAGTCGGTCGACGCGGCCGGCCAGACCATCAAGGCCGCCGCCTCGGCGCCGGGCAAGGTGGTGCGCAAGGCGGCGGGTGCGGCGCGCAAGCGCTCCACGCCCAAGGGCGGCTGA
- a CDS encoding TraB/GumN family protein has translation MRLRRWGLLAVAVLALHAQAQDCPPAPAPSAEAVARASEQPRDRGFLWRLRKDGRTSWLYGTIHLGRLEWVFPGPRVSNALRASDVVAFELDFSDTALVQRLQDGLGAAARDPAAPVLPDDLAERLRRQLRAACAPLELQQALPPEMLAATLTLMAARRDGLDAGYAIDPALAQLARREGKEVVSLETPEQQIGLLRSESAAELRESLDKMLGDLERGRVRPLLRRVATAWEQGRAAELSGYRRWCECARTPQERKALTALLDDRNGPMAERIDALHAGGKTVFAAVGSLHMFGLKALPALMAARGYEVTRVELQR, from the coding sequence ATGAGGCTGCGGCGCTGGGGGCTGCTGGCCGTCGCGGTGCTGGCGCTGCATGCGCAGGCGCAAGACTGCCCGCCCGCGCCGGCGCCCAGTGCCGAGGCCGTGGCCCGTGCCAGCGAGCAGCCGCGCGACCGCGGCTTTCTCTGGCGCCTCCGCAAGGATGGTCGGACCTCATGGCTCTACGGCACCATCCACCTCGGCCGCCTGGAGTGGGTCTTCCCGGGCCCCCGGGTAAGCAACGCCCTGCGGGCGAGCGACGTCGTGGCCTTCGAACTCGATTTCTCCGACACCGCCCTGGTGCAGCGCCTGCAGGACGGCCTGGGCGCGGCGGCGCGCGACCCGGCAGCGCCGGTGTTGCCCGACGACCTCGCCGAGCGCCTGCGCCGGCAGTTGCGGGCCGCCTGCGCGCCGCTTGAACTGCAGCAGGCGCTGCCGCCCGAGATGCTGGCAGCCACGCTGACCCTCATGGCCGCGCGCCGCGACGGGCTCGACGCCGGCTACGCCATCGACCCGGCGCTGGCCCAGCTGGCGCGGCGCGAGGGCAAGGAGGTGGTCTCGCTCGAAACGCCGGAGCAGCAGATCGGCCTGCTGCGCAGCGAGTCGGCCGCCGAGTTGCGCGAGAGCCTGGACAAGATGCTGGGCGACCTGGAACGGGGCCGTGTGCGCCCGCTGCTGCGGCGCGTGGCCACGGCATGGGAACAGGGGCGTGCGGCCGAACTCTCGGGCTACCGACGCTGGTGCGAGTGCGCCCGCACGCCGCAGGAGCGCAAGGCACTCACGGCCCTGCTCGACGACCGCAACGGCCCCATGGCCGAGCGCATCGATGCCTTGCATGCCGGCGGCAAGACGGTGTTCGCGGCGGTTGGCAGCCTGCACATGTTCGGCCTCAAGGCGCTGCCCGCGCTGATGGCGGCGCGGGGCTACGAGGTGACGCGCGTAGAGCTGCAACGCTGA
- a CDS encoding retropepsin-like aspartic protease gives MNEFPQTLKIATVWLVIGVVVFLGFRYFEHEQQRSSFTVTKTGVIEIRRGPDGHYHWPGTINGLAVDFLIDTGATSTAMSQAMARALSLESQQRVRSLTAGGVVMGDLVRADVVLQGGVRVERLAITALAGLDDRPLLGMDVLGRLRWQQRDGVLAIHTEASR, from the coding sequence ATGAACGAATTTCCCCAGACGCTGAAGATTGCGACCGTCTGGTTGGTGATCGGCGTGGTGGTGTTCCTGGGGTTTCGCTACTTCGAACATGAGCAGCAGCGCTCGAGCTTCACGGTCACGAAAACGGGCGTGATCGAAATTCGCCGCGGCCCCGACGGCCACTACCACTGGCCCGGCACGATCAACGGCCTGGCGGTCGACTTCCTCATCGACACCGGCGCCACCAGCACCGCGATGTCGCAGGCGATGGCACGCGCACTCTCGCTCGAATCGCAGCAGCGGGTGCGCAGCCTCACCGCCGGTGGTGTGGTGATGGGCGATCTGGTGCGCGCTGATGTGGTGCTGCAAGGCGGCGTGCGCGTCGAGCGCCTGGCGATCACCGCGCTGGCCGGCCTCGACGACCGGCCGCTCCTCGGCATGGATGTGCTCGGCCGTCTGCGCTGGCAGCAGCGCGATGGGGTGCTGGCCATCCACACCGAGGCGTCGCGATGA
- a CDS encoding ATP-binding protein, whose translation MALLDEDPHYVAALIKILIGLGETRQREFKRVSGKMVGKALETICGFANTEGGTLVLGVGDLKDHQGTARLFGIQENPEAVDELQRKLLTEFQPPIDSIQLRRLPCELHNGPYKGQAGQVLLVQVSRSDRVHSIVNSGTFTRLDAGNRQMTAGEVTELSYRRGVRSAASEPVPVSLDRLQTDAWKRFRASRGLRTGGFAEQLLRIGLAEEVDGFVQPTRAAVLLFADEPGSLLAAHDTRADVRLMVYDGKAAVPGATPNLRKQPKTIRGPLVDQIDAAVNAVLDELTQGLTLSGSGFKALHVYPERVVKEAIVNAVIHRDYRLNRDIFVRIFDDRIEVESPGVFPGNITPATIAKAGSKSRNPLIASNLREFPVAPNIDAGEGVKMMFAEMAQAKLYPPQYRQSTEAAVESVTVTLLNLQRPTAWDEVSDWIDRHGSIANADVVRIAKVDTLKASKLLGAWREQGLLRALPDRGKRNMAYAKPAQSEEQPSLLSELQENKSEVEKLPIKSTT comes from the coding sequence ATGGCACTCCTCGATGAAGACCCGCACTATGTCGCTGCGCTGATCAAGATATTGATTGGGCTGGGAGAGACCCGCCAACGCGAATTCAAGCGCGTGAGCGGAAAGATGGTGGGCAAGGCGCTGGAAACCATTTGCGGCTTCGCTAATACTGAAGGTGGCACGTTGGTCCTTGGCGTGGGCGATCTTAAAGACCATCAAGGCACAGCGCGCTTGTTCGGCATTCAAGAGAACCCGGAAGCGGTGGACGAATTGCAGCGAAAGCTGCTGACGGAGTTTCAGCCGCCGATCGACTCCATTCAGCTGCGCCGCTTGCCCTGCGAGTTGCACAACGGACCGTACAAGGGGCAAGCAGGTCAGGTGCTGCTGGTGCAAGTGTCCCGCAGCGACCGCGTTCACTCTATCGTCAACAGCGGCACGTTCACGCGCCTCGATGCAGGCAACCGCCAGATGACGGCCGGCGAGGTGACCGAGTTGTCTTACCGACGTGGCGTGCGCAGCGCTGCCAGTGAGCCGGTGCCGGTCTCTTTAGATCGGCTGCAGACCGATGCATGGAAGCGCTTTCGCGCATCGCGGGGGCTGCGCACTGGCGGCTTTGCCGAGCAGTTGTTGCGCATCGGCTTGGCCGAAGAGGTGGATGGGTTCGTGCAACCCACGCGTGCCGCTGTGCTGCTGTTTGCCGATGAGCCCGGCAGCTTGTTGGCCGCTCACGACACAAGGGCCGACGTGCGACTGATGGTGTACGACGGCAAAGCAGCAGTGCCGGGCGCCACGCCAAACCTGCGCAAGCAACCCAAAACGATTCGTGGACCCTTGGTTGACCAAATAGATGCGGCCGTGAATGCGGTACTCGACGAACTGACCCAAGGCCTGACGCTTTCAGGCAGCGGCTTTAAGGCGCTCCATGTCTACCCCGAGCGAGTCGTGAAAGAGGCCATCGTCAATGCGGTGATCCATCGCGACTACCGCCTGAATCGCGACATCTTCGTGCGCATCTTCGACGATCGCATCGAGGTGGAGAGTCCCGGCGTGTTCCCCGGCAACATCACACCGGCGACGATCGCAAAAGCTGGATCGAAATCACGCAACCCGCTTATCGCGAGCAACCTGCGTGAGTTCCCGGTGGCACCCAACATCGATGCCGGCGAGGGCGTAAAGATGATGTTTGCGGAAATGGCACAAGCCAAGCTATACCCGCCTCAGTATCGGCAAAGCACCGAGGCCGCGGTAGAGAGCGTGACCGTCACGTTGCTTAATCTTCAACGACCCACAGCCTGGGACGAGGTAAGCGACTGGATCGATCGGCATGGTTCGATTGCCAATGCTGATGTGGTGCGCATTGCGAAGGTCGACACCTTGAAGGCGTCCAAGCTACTTGGCGCCTGGCGCGAACAAGGCTTGCTGCGCGCACTGCCCGACCGCGGGAAGCGGAACATGGCTTACGCCAAACCAGCGCAATCCGAAGAACAGCCGAGCTTGTTATCTGAACTGCAAGAAAACAAATCAGAAGTAGAAAAATTACCCATTAAATCAACGACTTAG
- a CDS encoding fumarylacetoacetate hydrolase family protein, whose protein sequence is MKLASYKDGSRDGQLVVVSRDLSMAHYANGIATRLQQVLDDWNFLSPQLEDLYVSLNHGRARHAFPFEPQKCMAPLPRAYQWADGSAFINHVELVRKARNAEMPESFYTDPLMYQGGSDDFLGPCDDIVVPSEKMGIDFEAEVAVITGDVPMGTTPDQALEGIRLLMLANDVSLRNLIPAELAKGFGFFQSKPATAFSPVAVTLDEVGGAWKDGRLHLPLQSTWNGKRVGLCDAGPEMTFHFGQLIAHICKTRNVRAGSIVGSGTVSNKDWSHGYSCVAEKRAIETIEHGEPKTEFMKYGDTIRIEMKGVDGQTVFGAIDQTVAQAIA, encoded by the coding sequence ATGAAACTTGCCAGCTACAAAGACGGTTCCCGCGACGGGCAGCTCGTCGTCGTCTCGCGCGACCTCTCGATGGCGCACTACGCCAACGGCATCGCCACGCGCCTGCAGCAGGTGCTCGACGACTGGAACTTCCTCTCGCCGCAGCTCGAAGACCTCTACGTCTCGCTCAACCATGGCCGCGCGCGTCACGCCTTCCCCTTCGAGCCCCAGAAGTGCATGGCGCCGCTGCCGCGCGCCTACCAGTGGGCCGATGGCTCTGCCTTCATCAACCATGTGGAGCTGGTGCGCAAGGCGCGCAATGCCGAGATGCCCGAGAGCTTCTACACCGACCCGCTGATGTACCAGGGCGGCAGCGATGATTTCCTCGGCCCCTGCGACGACATCGTGGTGCCGAGCGAGAAGATGGGCATCGACTTCGAGGCCGAGGTGGCGGTGATCACCGGCGACGTGCCGATGGGCACCACGCCCGACCAGGCGCTCGAAGGCATCCGCCTCCTGATGCTCGCCAACGACGTGAGCCTGCGCAACCTGATCCCGGCCGAGCTGGCCAAGGGCTTCGGCTTCTTCCAGAGCAAGCCGGCCACCGCCTTCAGCCCCGTCGCGGTGACGCTCGACGAAGTGGGCGGTGCGTGGAAGGACGGCCGCCTGCACCTGCCGCTGCAAAGCACATGGAACGGCAAGCGTGTGGGCCTGTGCGATGCCGGCCCCGAGATGACCTTCCACTTCGGCCAGCTCATCGCGCACATCTGCAAGACGCGCAACGTGCGCGCCGGCAGCATCGTCGGAAGCGGCACGGTCAGCAACAAGGACTGGTCGCACGGCTACTCCTGCGTCGCCGAGAAGCGCGCCATCGAGACCATCGAGCACGGCGAGCCCAAGACCGAGTTCATGAAGTACGGCGACACCATCCGCATCGAGATGAAGGGGGTCGACGGGCAGACGGTGTTTGGAGCCATTGACCAAACAGTGGCTCAGGCCATCGCGTGA
- a CDS encoding DUF3108 domain-containing protein, with amino-acid sequence MAYPPSAPARRLAPTLLTLAAGVALLHWLAWDRLAAHWGVEATPGPRPAVQVRTLTPPAPAEALPVVVAKPAPPARRAPPPDATPTPPPQQEPEDVVVINTDPVLVAAALPADTALHMVPVARGEVGQDEVPVYRTQLPPPMTLGYELTYGRWTGRGELVWRPSGNTYEARLEGRVLGMSAITLVSKGNLDAAGLAPVRYTDQRRGRGEQAANFQRKAGKITFSGNPAEFPLLEGSQDRLSWMVQLAAIAQAEPKRVAPGSRIVLHVVGARGDSDVWTFQVEGSQEVSTPDGAVKTVKLLREPRKPHDTRVEVWLAPSLHYLPVRAKQTTENSSWDLRLQSSQPPT; translated from the coding sequence ATGGCTTATCCCCCGTCCGCCCCTGCCCGCCGCCTTGCGCCCACGCTGCTGACGCTGGCCGCCGGCGTGGCGCTCCTGCATTGGCTGGCCTGGGATCGCCTCGCCGCCCACTGGGGAGTCGAGGCCACGCCCGGGCCGCGGCCCGCCGTGCAGGTGCGCACGCTGACGCCCCCCGCGCCGGCCGAGGCGCTGCCGGTGGTGGTCGCGAAGCCCGCACCGCCGGCACGACGCGCGCCGCCACCCGACGCCACGCCCACGCCGCCACCGCAGCAGGAGCCGGAGGACGTGGTGGTCATCAACACCGACCCGGTGCTCGTCGCCGCCGCGCTGCCAGCCGACACGGCGCTGCATATGGTCCCGGTGGCCCGCGGCGAGGTGGGCCAGGACGAGGTGCCCGTCTACCGCACCCAGCTGCCCCCGCCGATGACCCTCGGCTACGAGCTGACCTACGGCCGCTGGACCGGCCGCGGTGAGCTGGTGTGGCGCCCGAGTGGCAACACCTACGAGGCGCGTCTCGAAGGCCGCGTGCTCGGGATGTCGGCGATCACCCTGGTGAGCAAGGGCAACCTCGATGCTGCAGGCCTCGCCCCGGTGCGCTACACCGACCAGCGCCGCGGCCGCGGCGAGCAGGCGGCCAACTTCCAGCGCAAGGCCGGCAAGATCACGTTCTCGGGCAACCCGGCCGAGTTCCCCTTGCTGGAGGGCAGCCAGGACCGGCTGAGCTGGATGGTGCAGCTGGCCGCCATCGCGCAGGCCGAGCCCAAGCGCGTGGCGCCAGGCTCGCGCATCGTGCTGCACGTGGTGGGTGCGCGTGGCGACTCCGACGTCTGGACCTTCCAGGTCGAGGGCTCACAGGAAGTGAGCACACCCGACGGTGCCGTGAAAACGGTGAAGCTGCTGCGCGAGCCGCGCAAACCCCATGACACCCGTGTGGAGGTGTGGCTCGCGCCGAGCCTGCATTACCTGCCGGTGCGCGCGAAACAGACCACCGAGAACTCCAGCTGGGATCTGAGGCTCCAATCCTCACAACCGCCGACTTGA
- a CDS encoding DUF3567 domain-containing protein, whose product MQMLYNSDSFAVLQFDVAHQDAPAIEGGSGGALTRGGYEIVDKFARKEIFIEGAMAETFKLGVEALIEDREPSEEEIDDYISRYTSLMQHPVVMH is encoded by the coding sequence ATGCAGATGCTCTACAACTCCGACAGCTTTGCCGTGTTGCAGTTCGACGTGGCCCACCAGGACGCACCGGCGATCGAGGGAGGCTCCGGCGGCGCGCTCACCCGTGGCGGCTACGAGATCGTCGACAAGTTCGCGCGCAAGGAAATCTTCATCGAAGGCGCGATGGCCGAGACCTTCAAGCTGGGCGTCGAGGCGCTGATCGAAGACCGCGAGCCGTCGGAAGAAGAGATCGACGACTACATCTCGCGCTACACCTCGCTGATGCAGCACCCGGTGGTGATGCACTGA